The Primulina eburnea isolate SZY01 chromosome 8, ASM2296580v1, whole genome shotgun sequence genome contains a region encoding:
- the LOC140838932 gene encoding cellulose synthase A catalytic subunit 8 [UDP-forming], translating to MEPRRLRGHSAAATSCIASRLRPGIIATAGEDGFVCWFDLRCKDVLFKMDVANGVPVSSLCFKPGNEDIVYISAGNEVKCFDLHMTDSSKQIECYDYNKDEINQIAFHSKSPFLAAADDTGDVKIIDTQQRCMFKTLRAGHKSICSTVQFLPWKNWEVISGGLDSKLVIWDFSKGRPNKIMDMGNKGDAGQCLNPAFIHSLAVPEVDMVDEVGKICVVARGDGDISILNVDTAPLKSKTVKPKLGTKSKSTSKDAEAFGSQDQDRIDRGLHLDYSIGGHTAAVSSVAFSMFGEKGKFIISGGNDKSIKLWDWSKAYEDGLAGHGDQPLRLNINLKKKVNWLCTTPSDSENLIVCDTSSAVKVYTVGCISAHISVYFGLVQSSLNLKDCWLEVKMMEPGVLSCSTCGEKLGLSSNGRLFVACHECNDPICRYCVDYEIKQGRNTCMRCGTPYNNDGKEETDSGEKESGNHMKMASRLDTVEDTGIHARNISTVSTVDSEYIDDSGNPIWKNRVESWKDKKNKKKHATKEKTEAQIPSEQQMEEKPQSIDASQPLSRVVPLPKSQLTPYRIVIIMRLIILAFFFNYRVTNPVDSAFGLWLTSVVCEIWFAFSWVLDQFPKWSPVNRDTYIDRLSARYEREGEPSELAAVDFFVSTVDPLKEPPLITSNTVLSILAIDYPVDKVSCYVSDDGAAMLTFESLAETADFARKWVPFCKKYSIEPRAPEFYFSQRIDYLKDKIQPSFVKERRAMKRDYEEYKVRVNALVAKAQKTPDDGWTMADGTSWPGNNTRDHPGMIQVFLGNTGAHDIEGNELPRLVYVSREKRPGYQHHKKAGAENALVRVSAVLTNAPYILNLDCDHYVNNSKAIREAMCFLMDPQVGPDVCYVQFPQRFDGIDKSDRYANRNTVFFDVNMKGLDGIQGPVYVGTGCVFNRQALYGYGPLSLPTIPKASSSSCSWCGSCCCCCRGKKSVKEKNLSEVHRDERREDLNAAIFNLREIESYDEHERSLLISQMSFEKTFGLSPVFIESTLMENGGVAESANPSTLIKEAIHVISCGYEEKTAWGKEIGWIYGSVTEDILTGFKMHCRGWRSIYCMPLRPAFKGSAPINLSDRLHQVLRWALGSVEIFLSRHCPLWYGFGGGRLKWLQRLAYINTIVYPFTSLPLVAYCSLPAICLLTGKFIIPTLSNLASILFLGLFLSIIVTSVLELRWSGVSIEALWRNEQFWVIGGVSAHLFAVFQGFLKMLAGIDTNFTVTAKAADDADFGELYVFKWTTVLIPPTTILIVNLVGVVAGFSDALNSGYESWGPLFGKVFFAFWVILHLYPFLKGLMGRQNRTPTIVVLWSVLLASVFSLVWVKINPFVSTNDASTVAQNCIDIDC from the exons ATGGAACCAAGAAGATTGCGAGGCCACTCCGCTGCTGCGACTTCATGTATCGCTTCTCGCCTCCGCCCTGGAATTATAGCCACCGCCGGGGAG GATGGTTTCGTCTGCTGGTTTGATTTACGGTGCAAAGATGTGTTATTTAAGATGGATGTAGCGAATGGAGTTCCTGTTTCATCGTTATGTTTCAAACCAG GGAATGAAGATATCGTCTATATTTCTGCTGGCAATGAAGTCAAGTGTTTTGATCTCCATATG ACAGATTCATCGAAGCAAATCGAATGCTACGACTATAACAAGGATGAGATAAATCAG ATTGCTTTCCATTCAAAGTCACCGTTCCTTGCTGCGGCAGATGATACTGGAGATGTGAAG ATCATCGACACCCAACAACGATGTATGTTCAAAACTCTAAGAGCTGGCCACAAGAGT ATTTGCAGCACTGTTCAGTTTCTTCCTTGGAAGAATTGGGAAG TCATATCTGGGGGTCTTGATTCAAAACTTGTGATATGGGACTTCTCCAAAGGACGACCAAATAAAATCATGGACATGG GCAACAAAGGTGATGCAGGACAATGTCTAAACCCAGCTTTTATCCATAGTCTAGCAGTTCCTGAAGTAGACATGGTTGATGAAGTTGGAAAGATCTGTGTAGTGGCTAGGGGTGATGGTGACATCAGTATACTCAATGTGGATACTGCCCCACTTAAATCCAAAACTGTAAAACCTAAGCTAGGAACCAAATCTAAGTCGACATCAAAAGATGCTGAAGCTTTTGGTTCCCAGGATCAAGATCGAATTGATAGAGGACTGCATTTAGACTACTCAATTGGTGGACACACTGCTGCAGTATCCTCCGT GGCCTTTTCTATGTTTGGAGAGAAAGGGAAGTTTATCATTTCAGGTGGGAATGATAAGTCTATAAAATTGTGGGATTGGTCAAAAGCTTACGAGGACGGTCTGGCTGGCCATGGCGACCAACCTCTACGCTTGAACATTAATCTGAAAAAAAAG GTCAATTGGCTCTGCACCACTCCCTCTGATTCAGAAAACCTTATTGTTTGCGACACATCCAGCGCAGTGAAGGTTTATACCGTAGGGTGTATCAGTGCGCA CATTTCTGTGTATTTTGGTTTGGTCCAAAGTAGCTTAAACCTTAAGGATTGTTGGTTGG AAGTGAAGATGATGGAGCCTGGGGTTCTTTCATGCAGCACTTGTGGTGAAAAACTGGGATTGAGTTCAAATGGTCGATTGTTTGTGGCTTGTCACGAGTGCAATGATCCCATCTGTAGGTACTGTGTGGACTACGAAATCAAGCAAGGACGCAACACGTGCATGCGGTGCGGCACTCCTTATAATAATG ATGGCAAGGAGGAGACTGATAGTGGAGAAAAAGAATCTGGAAATCATATGAAAATGGCATCACGTCTTGATACAGTGGAG GATACTGGAATTCATGCTAGAAATATTAGTACTGTTTCTACAGTTGACAGTG AATACATAGATGATTCTGGGAATCCAATATGGAAGAATCGTGTGGAAAGTTGGAAAgacaagaaaaacaaaaagaaacatgCAACAAAGGAGAAAACAGAAGCACAAATTCCATCCGAGCAACAAATGGAAGAAAAGCCGCA ATCAATCGACGCTTCACAACCACTTTCAAGAGTGGTTCCACTACCCAAATCCCAACTCACACCATACAGAATTGTAATCATTATGCGACTGATTATTCTGGCCTTTTTCTTCAATTATCGAGTAACAAACCCTGTCGATAGTGCATTTGGGCTGTGGCTCACTTCAGTAGTTTGTGAGATCTGGTTTGCCTTTTCGTGGGTGCTGGATCAGTTCCCTAAGTGGTCTCCAGTTAACAGGGACACATACATTGATAGGCTATCTGCCAG GTACGAGCGAGAGGGGGAACCCTCTGAGCTTGCTGCAGTTGATTTTTTCGTCAGCACAGTTGATCCATTGAAAGAACCTCCTTTGATTACTTCAAacactgttctttcaattctggCCATTGATTATCCTGTCGATAAAGTCTCTTGCTATGTATCTGATGATGGTGCTGCTATGCTAACTTTTGAATCTCTTGCGGAAACTGCCGATTTCGCAAGGAAATGGGTGCCTTTCTGCAAGAAGTATTCCATTGAACCAAGAGCACCTGAGTTTTACTTCTCACAGAGGATCGATTACTTGAAGGATAAAATACAACCTTCTTTTGTCAAGGAACGCAGAGCAATGAAA AGAGACTATGAAGAGTATAAGGTCAGGGTCAATGCTTTGGTAGCAAAGGCTCAGAAAACGCCAGATGATGGCTGGACCATGGCCGATGGAACAAGTTGGCCTGGAAATAACACACGTGACCATCCGGGAATGATCCAG GTGTTTTTAGGGAATACTGGCGCACATGATATAGAGGGTAATGAGCTTCCTCGGCTAGTTTATGTCTCGCGGGAGAAGAGACCCGGCTATCAACATCATAAAAAAGCCGGTGCTGAAAATGCTCTG GTGAGAGTATCTGCCGTTCTTACTAATGCACCTTATATCCTCAATCTTGATTGTGATCACTATGTTAACAATAGCAAGGCAATTCGTGAGGCAATGTGTTTTCTAATGGATCCCCAAGTTGGTCCAGATGTATGTTACGTGCAGTTTCCTCAGAGGTTTGATGGGATAGACAAGAGTGATCGTTATGCCAACCGAAACACAGTTTTCTTTGAT GTTAACATGAAAGGGCTGGATGGAATTCAAGGACCGGTTTATGTGGGAACAGGATGTGTTTTTAACAGACAAGCTCTCTATGGCTATGGACCTTTGTCTCTTCCCACGATACCAAAGGCCTCTTCTTCATCTTGCTCCTGGTGTGGCAGTTGTTGCTGTTGCTGCCGTGGAAAGAAGTCTGTAAAAGAAAAGAATCTCTcagaagtccatcgtgatgaaAGAAGGGAAGACCTTAATGCTGCCATTTTTAACCTCAGAGAGATCGAAA GTTATGACGAGCATGAAAGGTCATTACTCATCTCTCAAATGagctttgagaaaacttttgGCTTATCTCCGGTTTTTATCGAGTCTACATTGATGGAAAACGGAGGAGTAGCCGAATCGGCTAATCCATCAACACTGATCAAAGAAGCGATCCATGTCATAAGCTGTGGGTATGAAGAAAAGACTGCTTGGGGTAAAGAG ATTGGTTGGATATACGGGTCAGTCACTGAGGACATATTAACCGGTTTCAAGATGCATTGCCGTGGATGGAGATCGATCTACTGCATGCCCTTAAGGCCAGCGTTCAAGGGATCAGCACCAATCAACTTATCTGATAGACTGCACCAGGTTCTAAGGTGGGCTCTAGGATCTGTCGAAATTTTCTTGAGTCGACACTGCCCTTTGTGGTATGGATTTGGAGGCGGTCGCCTCAAATGGCTCCAACGCCTTGCGTACATCAACACCATTGTCTATCCTTTCACATCCCTCCCACTTGTCGCATACTGCTCATTGCCTGCCATTTGCCTTCTGACCGGGAAATTCATCATACCAACG CTCTCCAACCTGGCTAGCATCCTATTTCTTGGGCTCTTCCTTTCCATCATTGTCACTAGTGTGCTCGAATTGAGATGGAGTGGCGTAAGCATTGAAGCATTGTGGCGTAACGAGCAATTTTGGGTCATAGGAGGCGTCTCAGCTCATCTTTTTGCAGTCTTCCAAGGATTCTTGAAAATGCTTGCTGGAATTGACACAAATTTCACCGTGACAGCAAAAGCAGCAGACGATGCAGATTTTGGTGAGCTCTATGTATTCAAATGGACGACAGTTTTGATCCCTCCAACGACTATTCTAATTGTGAACTTGGTCGGGGTCGTTGCTGGATTTTCGGATGCATTAAACAGTGGATATGAATCTTGGGGCCCTCTATTTGGTAaggttttctttgcattttggGTTATTCTTCATCTCTATCCTTTCCTCAAGGGTCTGATGGGTCGACAGAACCGGACTCCGACCATTGTTGTGTTGTGGTCTGTTCTTTTAGCATCTGTTTTCTCTCTGGTTTGGGTAAAGATAAACCCATTCGTAAGCACAAATGACGCTTCCACAGTTGCTCAAAACTGCATTGATATTGATTGTTGA